The Prunus persica cultivar Lovell chromosome G7, Prunus_persica_NCBIv2, whole genome shotgun sequence genome has a segment encoding these proteins:
- the LOC18770392 gene encoding heat shock cognate 70 kDa protein: MSKFWIGDKKGTEDLGTADLKSLLQLYLLQDFQPRKLIMTEDNHAIGIDLGTTYSCVAAWQADHVEILVNDHGNRTTRSYVTFTDSKRLVGDEAFNQVGRFPANSIFDAKRLIGRRFNEETVQKDVKCWPFKVIEGPADKPLIVVNHKGEEKKFAAEDISSMVLAKMREIAESYLCSKISAKNAVITVPSYFNDSQRQATIEAGKLAGLNVLRIINEPTAAAIAYGIDKKAGWFNKRNVMIFDWGGGTLDVSLLTIGNGVFDVKATAGDTHLGGEDLDNRMVNYCVEEFKTKQNVDIGGNAKALRKAKTACEKAKKALSFSFDTDIEIDSWYKGEDFHTTFTRDKFEELSMDIFNKCMEPVNKCLEDAKMDISEVDDVVLVGGSSRIPKVQELLQEVFKGKELCKSINPDEAVAYGAAVQAASLSGNVTGKLQDFTLLDVTPLSLGLELVKHDSSELYMNVVIPRNSRIPVSKTTHVTTVDDYQESVTFSIYEGESKVAKNNNFLGEFTLHGIPPAPKGVPKFTVYFDMDANGVLSVSAEDMSTRQKKGIKIKRDRTK, translated from the exons ATGTCAAAATTTTGGATAGGTGACAAAAAGGGTACAGAGGATTTGGGTACAGCAGATCTGAAGTCTCTCTTACAATTGTA TCTTCTTCAAGATTTTCAGCCGAGAAAATTAATAATGACAGAAGATAACCATGCAATTGGGATCGATCTGGGGACAACTTATTCGTGCGTGGCAGCGTGGCAGGCTGATCATGTAGAAATCCTGGTGAACGATCACGGTAACAGAACAACTCGATCTTATGTTACCTTCACTGATAGTAAGAGGTTGGTAGGAGATGAAGCATTTAACCAAGTCGGGAGGTTCCCCGCCAACTCAATCTTCG ATGCAAAGCGGTTAATTGGTAGGAGATTTAATGAAGAAACTGTTCAAAAAGATGTCAAGTGCTGGCCATTCAAGGTCATTGAAGGTCCTGCTGACAAGCCCTTGATTGTGGTTAACCACAAGGGTGAAGAGAAAAAATTTGCTGCTGAAGACATCTCTTCCATGGTTTTGGCAAAGATGCGGGAGATTGCCGAGTCCTACCTTTGCTCAAAGATTTCAGCAAAAAATGCAGTTATCACTGTCCCCTCTTACTTCAACGACTCACAGCGCCAGGCTACAATAGAGGCTGGCAAACTAGCGGGCTTAAATGTGCTGCGTATTATCAACGAACCAACTGCTGCAGCCATTGCTTATGGAATCGACAAGAAGGCCGGTTGGTTTAACAAGAGAAATGTGATGATCTTTGATTGGGGTGGTGGTACGTTGGATGTGTCCCTTCTTACCATAGGCAATGGTGTCTTTGACGTGAAGGCCACTGCCGGAGACACTCACCTTGGCGGTGAAGACTTGGATAACAGAATGGTGAATTACTGCGTGGAAGAATTCAAGACAAAACAGAACGTGGACATTGGTGGAAACGCCAAAGCTCTTCGGAAGGCCAAAACTGCGTGTGAGAAAGCAAAGAAGGCACTTTCGTTTTCCTTTGACACTGATATTGAAATTGACTCTTGGTATAAGGGTGAAGATTTTCATACTACTTTCACCCGCGACAAATTCGAAGAACTGAGCATGGACATCTTCAACAAGTGCATGGAGCCTGTTAACAAGTGTTTGGAGGATGCCAAAATGGACATAAGCGAGGTCGATGACGTTGTTCTTGTTGGTGGGTCTTCTAGAATCCCCAAGGTTCAAGAGCTATTGCAGGAGGTTTTCAAGGGTAAGGAGTTGTGCAAGAGCATTAATCCCGATGAGGCCGTGGCGTATGGAGCCGCTGTTCAAGCTGCATCCTTGAGTGGGAACGTAACCGGGAAGCTTCAAGACTTCACTCTCTTGGATGTCACCCCTCTATCACTTGGGTTGGAGCTTGTGAAACATGATAGTTCCGAGCTTTACATGAATGTTGTGATTCCAAGAAACTCAAGAATTCCGGTGAGCAAGACAACACATGTAACTACTGTTGATGACTACCAAGAGTCTGTTACCTTCTCAATTTATGAGGGTGAAAGTAAAGtagccaaaaataataattttttaggtGAATTCACCCTCCATGGCATTCCTCCGGCTCCCAAGGGTGTTCCCAAGTTCACTGTTTACTTTGATATGGACGCAAATGGAGTTTTGAGTGTCTCTGCTGAGGATATGTCCACTCGCCAGAAGAAAGGGATCAAAATCAAGCGTGACAGAACAAAGTAA
- the LOC18770674 gene encoding heat shock cognate 70 kDa protein, with protein MAEDSHAIGIDLGTTYSCVAAWQADHVEILVNDHGNRTTRSYVTFTDSKRLVGDEAFNQVGRFPTNSIFDAKRLIGRRFSDETVQNDIKCWPFKVIEGRADKPMIVVNHKGEEKQFAAEDISSMVLAKMREIAESYLCSKISERNAVITVPSYFNDSQRQATLDAGKLAGLKVLRIINEPTAAAIAYGIDKKAGWFSKRNVMIFDWGGGTLDVSLLTIGHGAFDVKATAGDTHLGGEDLDNRMVNYCVEEFKTKQNVDIGGDAKALRKAKTACEKAKKALSFSFDTDIEIDSWYKGEDFHTTFTRDKFEELNMDIFNKCMEPVNKCLEDAKMDISEVDDVVLVGGSSRIPKVQELLQEVFKGKELCKSINPDEAVAYGAAVQAASLSGNVTGKLQDFTLLDVTPLSLGLECEERDSSRLYMNVVIPRNSRIPVRKTTSVTTSYDYQESVNFSIYEGESSIAKNNNFLGEFTLHGIPPAPKHVPKFNVYFETDANGVLSVSAEDMSTGQKKGIKIKRERTK; from the exons ATGGCAGAAGATAGCCATGCAATTGGGATCGATCTGGGGACAACATATTCGTGTGTGGCAGCTTGGCAGGCTGATCATGTAGAAATCCTGGTGAACGATCACGGTAACAGAACAACTCGATCTTATGTTACCTTCACTGATAGTAAGAGGTTGGTAGGAGATGAAGCATTTAACCAAGTCGGGAGGTTCCCCACCAACTCAATCTtcg ATGCAAAGCGGTTAATTGGTAGGAGATTTAGTGATGAAACTGTTCAAAATGATATCAAGTGCTGGCCATTCAAGGTCATTGAAGGTCGGGCCGACAAGCCCATGATTGTGGTTAACCACAAGGGTGAAGAGAAACAATTTGCTGCTGAAGACATCTCATCCATGGTTTTGGCAAAGATGCGGGAGATTGCCGAGTCCTACCTTTGCTCAAAGATTTCTGAAAGAAATGCAGTTATCACTGTCCCCTCTTACTTCAACGACTCACAGCGTCAGGCTACCTTAGATGCTGGCAAACTAGCCGGCTTAAAGGTGTTGCGTATCATCAATGAACCAACTGCTGCAGCCATCGCTTATGGAATCGACAAGAAGGCCGGTTGGTTTAGTAAGAGAAATGTGATGATATTTGATTGGGGCGGCGGTACTTTGGATGTGTCACTACTTACCATAGGCCATGGTGCCTTTGACGTGAAGGCCACTGCCGGAGATACTCACCTTGGCGGTGAAGACTTGGATAACAGAATGGTGAATTACTGCGTGGAAGAATTCAAGACAAAACAGAACGTGGACATTGGTGGAGACGCCAAAGCTCTTCGGAAGGCCAAAACTGCGTGCGAGAAAGCAAAGAAGGcactttcattttcctttgaCACTGATATTGAAATCGACTCTTGGTATAAGGGTGAGGATTTTCACACAACTTTCACCCGGGACAAATTCGAAGAACTGAACATGGACATCTTCAACAAGTGCATGGAGCCTGTGAACAAGTGTTTGGAGGATGCCAAAATGGACATTAGCGAGGTCGATGACGTTGTTCTTGTTGGTGGGTCTTCTAGAATCCCCAAGGTTCAAGAGCTATTGCAGGAGGTTTTCAAGGGTAAGGAGTTATGCAAGAGCATAAATCCCGATGAGGCCGTGGCGTATGGAGCCGCTGTTCAAGCTGCATCCTTGAGTGGGAACGTAACTGGGAAGCTTCAAGACTTCACTCTCTTGGATGTCACCCCTCTATCACTTGGATTGGAGTGTGAGGAACGAGATAGTTCCAGGTTATACATGAATGTTGTGATTCCAAGAAACTCTAGGATTCCGGTGAGGAAGACAACAAGTGTAACTACTAGTTATGACTACCAAGAGTCTGTTAACTTCTCCATTTATGAGGGTGAAAGTAGCAtagccaaaaataataattttttaggtGAATTCACCCTCCATGGCATTCCTCCGGCTCCCAAGCATGTTCCCAAGTTCAATGTTTATTTTGAAACGGACGCAAATGGAGTTTTGAGTGTCTCTGCTGAGGATATGTCCACTGGCCAAAAGAAAGGGATCAAAATCAAGCGTGAAAGAACAAAGTAA